Genomic window (Roseivirga sp. 4D4):
CTGCAATTAGGAAAATATTATCATGAAAAGAACACAACTGGGCGAATTCGAGGAAGTGGTCATGTTGGCTGTGGGCATCTTATATGAAGAAGCCTATGGTGTATCAATCAAAAAGGAGATTGAAGCCAGGCTATCTAGAAATGTCAGCGTGGGTGCTTTGCAATCCGCATTGAAAAGACTAGAGGAAAAAGGCTTTTTGAAATCAAGAGAAGGCGAGGGGACCGCGGAGCGAGCTGGTCGTCCCAAGAAGTACTTTTCGATTACCGCTGAAGGCAAAAAGGCACTTGAACTGTCCAGAGATACCAGAAACGCCATGTGGAATGATATTCCGGATGTATCATTCGATTTAAAGATTGCTTTTTAATGAGCAAAATACCCAATGAGCTAAGGCCACCCTGGCTAGTCATGAAATTCTTTCGCTGGTTCTGCAGCAAAGAGCTTCAGTTATATGTGGAAGGAGACTTAATAGAGCTCTATCAAGAACGCGTGAATCAAAAAGGTCGATTCTTCGCCAATTGGAAGTTCTTGATAGATGTGATACTACTATTCCGACCCGGGATCATTGGATTTGCAAAGGACATTTACTCAAACAACAACATAGGAATGATTAGAAATTATGTAAAAGTCGGGGCTAGAAACCTCTGGAAAGACAGGTTTTATACCGGAATCAATCTCTTCGGCCTTTCGGTCGGTCTGGCGTTTAGCTTCTTAGTTTTGTTATTGGTCAATTACGAGTTCTCTTTCGAGAGTTTCTATCAGAACAAGGATGTCATTAAGCGATTGGGGGTTCACTATAATGTAGGTGGAAAAGAAGATACCTACTGCAATATCGGGCGCCCGGTCGGTCCGACACTAGCGGAAGAGTACCCCGAAGTATTGAGCTTCACTCGTGTCGCTGGTGTCAACGGTTTAGACAATCATAAAGGTAATTTCAAGTATAGGGAAGGTTTTGTAAAG
Coding sequences:
- a CDS encoding PadR family transcriptional regulator, whose product is MKRTQLGEFEEVVMLAVGILYEEAYGVSIKKEIEARLSRNVSVGALQSALKRLEEKGFLKSREGEGTAERAGRPKKYFSITAEGKKALELSRDTRNAMWNDIPDVSFDLKIAF